One window of Nocardia nova SH22a genomic DNA carries:
- a CDS encoding Rossmann-like and DUF2520 domain-containing protein, with protein MVTSEFSRPDEAGSSRPAGANARAGHPSDGSGITDGDPAPARLTVGIVSAGRVGSALGVALERAGHVVFGVAAISDASRHRAQTRLPESRILPVEEIAARSELLILAVPDSELPGLVAGLATAGVVRPGTIVAHTSGANGVAVLAPLRGVRPLAIHPAMTFTGHDEDTARLANACFGITAADEIGYAIAQSLVIEMGGEPVRVAEEQRTLYHAALAHGSNHLVTLIVDAVAALRAALDGPGLLGQPTVDDQPGGLAERMLAPLASAALDNALRRGLPALTGPVARGDTAAVAAHLTALEAADPDLADGYRAMSLRTAQLTGADQELIDVLEVRR; from the coding sequence ATGGTGACCTCTGAGTTTTCGCGGCCCGACGAGGCCGGATCATCGCGGCCCGCGGGTGCGAATGCGCGCGCGGGTCACCCGTCCGACGGTTCCGGTATCACCGATGGTGATCCCGCACCGGCGCGTCTGACGGTGGGCATCGTGTCCGCCGGCCGGGTGGGCTCGGCGCTGGGCGTGGCCTTGGAGCGGGCCGGACATGTGGTCTTCGGCGTCGCGGCCATTTCGGACGCGTCGCGCCACCGCGCGCAAACCCGGTTGCCGGAGTCGCGGATCCTGCCCGTCGAGGAGATCGCCGCCCGCAGTGAGCTGCTGATTCTCGCCGTTCCGGACAGTGAGCTTCCGGGTCTGGTCGCGGGATTGGCGACCGCCGGTGTGGTGCGTCCGGGCACGATCGTCGCGCACACCTCGGGCGCCAACGGCGTCGCGGTGCTGGCGCCGCTGCGTGGCGTGCGTCCCCTGGCGATCCACCCGGCGATGACCTTCACCGGCCACGACGAGGACACCGCCCGCCTCGCCAATGCCTGTTTCGGAATCACGGCGGCCGACGAGATCGGGTACGCGATCGCGCAGTCGCTGGTGATCGAGATGGGCGGGGAACCGGTGCGGGTGGCGGAGGAGCAGCGCACGCTCTACCACGCCGCCCTCGCGCACGGAAGTAATCACCTGGTGACGCTGATCGTCGACGCGGTAGCAGCCTTGCGTGCCGCGCTGGACGGTCCGGGCCTGCTGGGACAGCCGACGGTCGACGATCAGCCGGGCGGCCTGGCCGAGCGCATGCTGGCGCCGCTGGCCTCGGCGGCGCTGGACAATGCGCTGCGCCGGGGACTTCCGGCGCTGACGGGCCCGGTGGCGCGCGGCGACACGGCCGCGGTGGCCGCCCATCTGACCGCCCTCGAAGCCGCCGATCCGGACCTCGCCGACGGTTACCGCGCGATGTCGTTGCGGACGGCGCAGTTGACGGGGGCTGATCAGGAACTGATCGATGTACTGGAGGTGCGGCGGTGA
- the panC gene encoding pantoate--beta-alanine ligase, with product MTPEQLRQLYRPGELTVVHEPAAVSAVTSALRAVGRTVALVPTMGALHQGHLELVRRAKRTNQVVVVSIFVNPLQFGENEDFDTYPRTLDADVALLRDEGVAMVFAPSVAQMYPEGPRTSVHPGPLGAELEGASRPTHFAGMLTVVAKLLQIVQPHEAFFGEKDYQQLTLIRQMVRDLNFDSEIIPVATVRETDGLALSSRNRYLDDAQRELAITLSAALVAGRHAGGLGPEAVLAAARSVFDSAPDVDVDYLELRGADLGPIPGSGNARLLVAARIGKTRLIDNMAVTVAAADGTSALPAQPAQADA from the coding sequence TTGACTCCGGAGCAACTGCGTCAGCTGTACCGCCCGGGTGAGCTGACCGTGGTGCACGAACCGGCCGCGGTGTCGGCGGTGACCTCGGCCCTGCGGGCGGTGGGCCGCACGGTGGCGCTGGTGCCGACGATGGGTGCCCTGCATCAGGGGCATCTGGAGCTGGTGCGCCGGGCCAAGCGCACGAATCAGGTTGTCGTGGTGTCGATTTTCGTCAATCCGCTGCAGTTCGGCGAGAACGAGGATTTCGACACTTACCCCCGCACGCTGGACGCGGATGTGGCATTGCTGCGCGATGAGGGCGTGGCAATGGTGTTCGCGCCGAGTGTGGCGCAGATGTATCCGGAGGGTCCGCGGACCTCGGTGCATCCGGGCCCGCTGGGTGCGGAACTGGAGGGTGCGAGCCGCCCGACCCATTTCGCCGGGATGCTGACGGTGGTGGCGAAACTGCTGCAGATCGTCCAACCGCACGAGGCGTTCTTCGGTGAGAAGGACTATCAGCAGCTGACATTGATCCGGCAGATGGTGCGGGATCTGAATTTCGATTCCGAAATCATCCCGGTGGCGACGGTCCGCGAGACCGACGGCCTGGCGCTGTCCTCGCGCAACCGATACCTCGACGATGCCCAGCGCGAACTGGCGATCACGTTGTCGGCGGCCCTGGTGGCGGGTCGGCACGCGGGCGGCCTGGGCCCCGAGGCGGTATTGGCCGCCGCCCGATCGGTATTCGACAGCGCACCCGATGTGGACGTCGACTATCTGGAGCTGCGCGGCGCCGATCTGGGACCGATTCCGGGCAGCGGCAACGCCCGCCTGCTGGTGGCCGCCCGCATCGGCAAGACCCGCCTGATCGACAACATGGCTGTCACCGTCGCGGCAGCCGACGGAACTTCTGCTCTCCCCGCCCAGCCTGCCCAGGCCGACGCATAG
- the panD gene encoding aspartate 1-decarboxylase: protein MLRTMMKSKIHRATVTHADLHYVGSVTVDPDLMDAADLLEGEQVCIVDIDNGARLETYVIAGERGSGVIGINGAAAHLVNPGDLVILIAYAMMDEAELREYQPRVVFVDDRNRPVELGADPAHAPEGSGLTSPRSLTFA, encoded by the coding sequence ATGTTGCGCACCATGATGAAGTCCAAGATCCACCGCGCCACGGTGACTCACGCCGATCTGCACTATGTGGGCTCGGTGACCGTGGATCCGGATCTGATGGACGCCGCGGATCTGCTCGAGGGTGAGCAGGTCTGCATCGTCGATATCGACAACGGCGCCCGCCTGGAGACCTATGTGATCGCCGGTGAGCGCGGCTCGGGTGTGATCGGAATCAACGGCGCGGCAGCGCATCTGGTGAATCCGGGCGATCTGGTGATCCTGATCGCCTACGCCATGATGGACGAGGCCGAGCTGCGCGAGTACCAGCCGCGGGTGGTCTTCGTGGACGATCGCAACCGCCCGGTCGAGCTGGGCGCGGATCCGGCCCATGCCCCGGAGGGCTCCGGCCTGACCTCGCCGCGCTCGCTGACCTTCGCCTGA
- a CDS encoding type III pantothenate kinase, translating to MLLTIDVRNTSIEIGLFSGNGSHAELAHTWRVHTNPLLTADEFAMQVRGLVGDRLDQVIGVSALSTVPPVLRELRAMLERYWSHVPHVLVEPGVRTGIPLLVDNPKEVGADRIVNCLAAYHRFDSPAIVVDFGTAICVDLVSAKGEFLGGTIAPGVEISTEALVARSALRRAELTRPRSVVGKNSMECMQSGAVFGFAGLVDGLIDRIRDELDAFAGDDVSVVATGPTAPLIVPESETIDHHEPHLTLDGLRLVYERNQQRRRP from the coding sequence ATGCTGCTGACGATCGACGTCCGCAACACCAGTATCGAGATCGGCCTGTTCTCGGGGAACGGGTCGCACGCGGAACTGGCACATACCTGGCGGGTGCACACCAACCCGCTGCTCACCGCCGACGAATTCGCCATGCAGGTGCGCGGCCTGGTGGGTGATCGGCTGGATCAGGTGATCGGTGTGTCGGCGCTGTCCACGGTGCCGCCGGTGCTGCGCGAACTGCGGGCGATGCTGGAGCGGTACTGGTCGCATGTGCCGCACGTTCTCGTGGAACCCGGTGTGCGAACAGGGATTCCGCTGTTGGTGGACAATCCCAAAGAGGTCGGCGCCGACCGGATCGTGAACTGCCTCGCCGCCTATCACCGGTTCGATTCACCGGCGATCGTGGTCGATTTCGGCACCGCCATCTGTGTCGATCTGGTGTCGGCGAAGGGCGAATTCCTCGGCGGCACAATCGCTCCCGGTGTGGAGATCTCCACCGAGGCGCTCGTGGCCCGCAGTGCGCTGCGGCGCGCTGAACTCACCCGGCCGCGGTCGGTGGTGGGCAAGAACAGCATGGAGTGCATGCAGTCCGGTGCGGTGTTCGGATTCGCCGGTCTGGTGGACGGCCTGATCGACCGGATCCGCGACGAACTCGACGCCTTCGCCGGTGACGATGTCTCGGTGGTCGCCACCGGCCCGACCGCGCCGCTGATCGTGCCGGAATCGGAGACGATCGATCATCACGAGCCGCATCTGACCCTGGACGGTCTGCGCCTGGTGTACGAGCGCAACCAGCAGCGCCGCCGTCCATGA
- a CDS encoding cysteine dioxygenase encodes MRSSVINAAATSTGESARHRSGQLPPVRTGSALAAELAERSVSPALPTRLRPADLLRLTDEGAEDVLAGRFDHLLPSSGVWPTENRWAVRLLADDEVDVWLISWVPDKYTELHDHAGSLGALTVLSGALSEFRWNGKELRQRTLSAGDQASFPLGWVHDVVRAPDQFAGVPEPSNPTLSVHAYSPPLSAMSYYEVTGHGTLRRTRSVLTDQPEGDVK; translated from the coding sequence ATGCGTTCCTCTGTTATCAACGCCGCTGCCACCTCGACAGGTGAGTCCGCTCGTCACCGTTCGGGCCAGCTTCCCCCGGTTCGTACCGGTAGCGCCCTCGCCGCGGAACTGGCCGAGCGTTCGGTCTCACCCGCATTGCCCACCCGCCTGCGCCCGGCCGATCTGCTGCGGCTCACCGACGAGGGCGCGGAGGACGTGCTGGCCGGTCGGTTCGACCACCTGCTGCCGTCCAGTGGTGTGTGGCCGACCGAAAACCGCTGGGCGGTAAGGCTTCTCGCCGACGACGAGGTCGATGTCTGGCTCATCAGCTGGGTTCCGGACAAGTACACCGAACTGCACGATCACGCCGGATCGCTCGGCGCGCTGACGGTGCTCAGCGGTGCGCTGTCGGAATTCCGCTGGAATGGAAAGGAATTGCGCCAGCGCACCCTTTCCGCCGGTGATCAGGCTTCTTTCCCGCTCGGCTGGGTGCACGACGTGGTGCGTGCTCCCGACCAATTCGCGGGCGTTCCCGAACCGTCGAATCCGACATTGTCGGTGCACGCCTATTCACCACCCTTATCTGCCATGTCCTATTACGAGGTGACCGGGCACGGGACGCTGCGGCGCACCCGCTCCGTGCTCACCGATCAGCCCGAAGGCGATGTGAAATGA
- a CDS encoding rhodanese-like domain-containing protein — translation MTITGMLDAARAQLKRMYAFELPEAVARGALLVDIRPQAQRVREGTLPGALVVERNVLEWRLDPTSSARLALATDHDREWVVVCSEGYTSSLAAASLQQLGLHRATDLVGGYQAVKAAGLLSVAAGAPHLAGEISALVSL, via the coding sequence ATGACCATCACCGGCATGTTGGACGCGGCTCGTGCGCAGCTGAAACGCATGTACGCGTTCGAATTGCCGGAGGCCGTCGCGCGCGGCGCCCTGCTGGTCGATATCCGCCCGCAGGCCCAGCGGGTCCGGGAGGGCACGCTGCCGGGCGCGCTGGTCGTCGAACGCAATGTGCTGGAGTGGCGGCTCGACCCGACCAGCTCCGCGCGGCTGGCCCTGGCCACCGACCACGATCGGGAGTGGGTGGTGGTCTGCTCGGAGGGATACACCTCGAGTCTGGCCGCGGCGTCCCTGCAGCAATTGGGGCTGCACCGGGCCACCGATCTGGTCGGTGGCTATCAGGCGGTGAAGGCCGCGGGACTGCTGTCGGTGGCCGCGGGGGCACCGCATCTGGCCGGTGAGATCAGCGCCCTGGTGTCGCTGTAA
- the lysS gene encoding lysine--tRNA ligase, whose translation MRIRREKRERLLDAGVDAYPVVVPRTHSLAEIRAAYPDLEPDTSTGQQVGVAGRVIFTRNTGKLCFAQLQEGDGTRLQAMISLNGVGAEALAAWKADVDLGDFVFVHGEVISSRTGELSVMADSWSMAAKSLRPLPVAHKELSEESRVRQRYVDLIVRPEAREMARTRVKAVLALRTALERRGFLEVETPMLQTLHGGAAARPFVTHSNALDMDLYLRIAPELFLKRCVVGGIEKVFEINRNFRNEGADSTHSPEFAMLETYEAYGTYDDSARMMRELIQEVAQEVFGTQVVTLADGTEYDLSGEWNTVEMYPSLSDSLGVEVTPETTVPELLALADRVGLEIPSDKGYGHGKLVEELWEHTYGDKLYAPTFVRDFPVETSPLTRQHRSKPGVTEKWDLYVRGFELATGYSELVDPVIQRERFVDQARLAAAGDDEAMRLDEDFLAAMEYGMPPTTGTGMGIDRLLMALTGLGIRETILFPIVRPAGR comes from the coding sequence ATGCGGATTCGCCGAGAGAAGCGCGAGCGACTGCTCGATGCGGGGGTGGACGCCTATCCGGTGGTGGTGCCGCGTACCCACAGCCTCGCCGAGATCCGGGCCGCGTATCCGGATCTCGAGCCCGATACCAGCACCGGACAGCAGGTCGGAGTGGCCGGGCGCGTCATTTTCACGCGCAATACCGGCAAACTCTGTTTCGCGCAGCTGCAGGAGGGCGACGGCACCAGACTGCAGGCGATGATCAGCCTGAACGGGGTGGGCGCCGAGGCGCTGGCGGCCTGGAAGGCCGATGTCGATCTCGGTGACTTCGTCTTCGTGCACGGTGAAGTGATCTCCTCGCGGACCGGTGAATTGAGCGTCATGGCCGATTCCTGGTCGATGGCGGCCAAATCGCTGCGGCCGCTGCCGGTGGCGCACAAGGAGTTGAGCGAGGAATCCCGGGTCCGGCAGCGCTATGTGGATCTGATCGTGCGCCCGGAGGCCCGGGAGATGGCCCGGACCCGCGTCAAGGCCGTGCTCGCGCTGCGAACTGCGCTGGAGCGCAGGGGATTCCTCGAGGTCGAGACGCCGATGCTGCAGACCCTGCACGGTGGTGCGGCGGCGCGTCCGTTCGTCACCCATTCCAATGCGCTGGATATGGATCTGTATCTGCGCATCGCGCCGGAGTTGTTCCTGAAGCGCTGTGTGGTGGGCGGGATCGAGAAGGTCTTCGAGATCAACCGTAACTTCCGTAACGAGGGCGCGGACTCCACACATTCGCCCGAGTTCGCGATGCTGGAAACTTATGAGGCCTACGGCACCTACGACGATTCCGCGCGGATGATGCGGGAATTGATCCAGGAAGTCGCTCAGGAGGTCTTCGGAACACAGGTTGTCACACTCGCCGACGGCACGGAATACGACCTGAGCGGAGAGTGGAACACCGTCGAGATGTACCCCTCGCTGTCGGATTCCCTGGGGGTCGAGGTAACCCCGGAAACGACGGTTCCGGAATTGCTCGCGCTCGCCGATCGGGTCGGTCTGGAAATTCCTTCGGACAAGGGTTACGGGCACGGCAAACTGGTCGAGGAACTGTGGGAACATACCTACGGCGACAAGCTCTACGCCCCCACTTTCGTCCGTGACTTCCCGGTGGAGACGTCTCCGTTGACACGTCAGCACCGGAGTAAGCCGGGCGTCACCGAGAAGTGGGATCTCTACGTTCGCGGATTCGAGTTGGCCACCGGCTACTCGGAACTCGTGGATCCGGTGATTCAGCGGGAACGGTTCGTGGACCAGGCCAGACTGGCCGCCGCCGGTGACGACGAGGCCATGCGCCTGGACGAGGACTTCCTCGCGGCAATGGAGTACGGCATGCCGCCGACAACCGGAACGGGTATGGGAATCGATCGGTTGCTGATGGCGTTGACCGGTCTCGGAATCCGGGAAACGATACTGTTCCCAATTGTGCGTCCGGCTGGGCGCTGA
- a CDS encoding histone-like nucleoid-structuring protein Lsr2, whose amino-acid sequence MAKKVTVSLIDDVDGESIADETIEFAIDGVSYEIDLSAANAAKLRDGLDAWVSNARRVSGRRRSKPIGAGTAAPKGRVSMDREQSAAIREWARRKGHKVSARGRISADVVESYHKEVGRNN is encoded by the coding sequence ATGGCAAAGAAGGTCACCGTTAGCCTGATCGACGATGTCGATGGTGAGTCCATTGCGGACGAGACCATCGAGTTCGCGATCGACGGTGTTTCGTACGAGATCGACCTGTCTGCGGCAAATGCGGCGAAGCTGCGGGACGGGCTGGATGCGTGGGTCAGCAATGCCCGTCGGGTGAGTGGTCGTCGGCGCAGCAAGCCGATCGGCGCGGGTACCGCGGCGCCGAAGGGACGAGTGTCCATGGATCGCGAGCAGAGTGCGGCAATTCGGGAATGGGCGCGGCGCAAGGGCCACAAGGTTTCCGCACGTGGCCGCATCTCCGCCGATGTCGTGGAGAGCTATCACAAGGAAGTGGGCCGCAACAACTGA
- a CDS encoding FHA domain-containing protein codes for MTGIHESFLRFTDRAGGRHELTLTPDRVRITIGRSPQADLALSWDAEVSRLHAAVEYLGAHWTIVDDGLSRNGTFVNGERLAGRRRLETGDRIRVGTSILSFHDYTGGVDDATRTSVGPTLPSLRSLTDTQRAVLIALCRPYRGNTEFATPASNQQIADELYLSVDAIKTHLRALFSKFGVEDLPQNQKRVRLAALAIQTGIISHRDL; via the coding sequence GTGACGGGAATTCACGAATCGTTTCTGCGCTTCACCGATCGAGCGGGCGGCCGGCACGAGCTGACGCTGACACCGGATCGGGTGCGGATCACCATCGGGCGGTCGCCTCAGGCCGATCTGGCACTGTCCTGGGACGCCGAGGTGTCGCGGTTGCATGCGGCCGTGGAATATCTCGGCGCGCACTGGACCATCGTCGACGACGGGCTCTCGCGTAACGGCACTTTCGTCAACGGGGAGCGGCTGGCCGGGCGGCGGCGACTCGAGACCGGTGACCGCATCCGGGTGGGCACGTCCATTCTGTCGTTCCACGACTACACCGGCGGGGTCGACGACGCGACCCGGACATCGGTGGGGCCCACGCTGCCCAGTCTGCGATCGCTCACCGATACCCAGCGTGCGGTGCTGATCGCCCTGTGCCGCCCGTATCGCGGCAATACCGAATTCGCCACCCCCGCCTCGAATCAGCAGATCGCCGACGAGCTGTATCTGAGTGTCGATGCGATCAAAACCCATCTGCGCGCGCTGTTTTCGAAGTTCGGCGTGGAGGATCTACCGCAGAACCAGAAGCGGGTGCGCCTGGCGGCCCTGGCCATTCAGACCGGAATCATCTCGCACCGCGATCTGTAG
- a CDS encoding esterase/lipase family protein yields MTRSPMVRALRGLRRLPGTALILVVLSTLWTTAAGAARADYPVDYNFFAGIPYELRNPGGSLPGANDWSCRPSAAHPEPVVLVHGTGGGAQTNWGVYAPLLANEGYCVYSLTYGAYDLPWPLSAIGGMRPVQDSSAQLAAFVDRVRAATGATKVDLIAHSQGNLVGNYFVKRLGGSDKVDKFVAIAAPWLGTFGPVIDPARNFARGLGAGPAFEAMLGVTPCAACAQMTGTSDFMKSLNADGVYDPNVTYTNIETRYDELVVPYTVALVPGPKTTNILVQDGCDADYSEHAGIAGSDRAAAFALNALDPDHPRTPPCHFIPPLTG; encoded by the coding sequence ATGACGCGATCTCCTATGGTGCGAGCGCTGCGCGGATTACGGCGGTTGCCCGGGACCGCATTGATCCTGGTGGTACTGAGCACGCTGTGGACGACGGCGGCCGGCGCGGCCCGGGCCGACTATCCGGTCGACTACAACTTCTTCGCCGGAATCCCCTATGAGCTGCGCAATCCCGGCGGCTCCCTGCCCGGCGCCAACGACTGGTCCTGTCGCCCGAGCGCGGCCCATCCCGAACCGGTGGTCCTGGTGCACGGCACCGGCGGTGGGGCGCAGACGAATTGGGGCGTGTACGCGCCGCTGCTGGCCAATGAGGGCTACTGCGTCTACTCCCTGACCTACGGCGCCTACGATCTGCCGTGGCCGCTGTCGGCGATCGGCGGTATGCGCCCGGTCCAGGACAGCTCGGCGCAGCTCGCTGCCTTCGTGGACCGGGTCCGCGCCGCGACGGGTGCGACGAAGGTCGATCTGATCGCTCATTCCCAGGGCAACCTGGTCGGCAACTATTTCGTCAAGCGCCTCGGCGGAAGCGACAAGGTCGACAAGTTCGTCGCCATCGCCGCCCCCTGGCTGGGAACCTTCGGCCCCGTGATCGATCCCGCCCGGAATTTCGCCCGCGGCCTGGGCGCCGGTCCCGCCTTCGAAGCGATGCTGGGTGTGACCCCCTGCGCCGCCTGCGCCCAGATGACCGGCACCTCGGATTTCATGAAGTCCCTGAACGCAGACGGTGTCTACGACCCGAACGTCACCTACACCAATATCGAGACCCGCTACGACGAATTGGTCGTTCCGTACACGGTCGCCCTGGTCCCGGGCCCGAAAACCACGAACATCCTGGTCCAGGACGGATGCGACGCGGACTACTCCGAACACGCGGGCATAGCGGGCAGCGACCGAGCCGCAGCCTTCGCCCTGAACGCCCTGGACCCGGATCACCCCCGCACCCCGCCCTGCCACTTCATCCCGCCACTGACCGGCTAG
- a CDS encoding ATP-dependent Clp protease ATP-binding subunit produces MFERFTDRARRVVVLAQEEARMLNHNYIGTEHILLGLIHEGEGVAAKSLESLGISLEGVRSQVEEIIGQGQQAPSGHIPFTPRAKKVLELSLREALQLGHNYIGTEHILLGLIREGEGVAAQVLVKLGADLNRVRQQVIQLLSGYQGSKESVEPGSRGESGTPSTSLVLDQFGRNLTQAALEGKLDPVIGRSKEIERVMQVLSRRTKNNPVLIGEPGVGKTAVVEGLAQAIVNGEVPETLKDKQLYTLDLGSLVAGSRYRGDFEERLKKVLKEINTRGDIILFIDELHTLVGAGAAEGAIDAASILKPKLARGELQTIGATTLDEYRKYIEKDAALERRFQPVQVGEPTVEHTINILKGLRDRYEAHHRVSITDGALVAAATLADRYINDRFLPDKAIDLIDEAGARMRIRRMTAPPDLREFDDKIADARREKESAIDAQDFEKAARLRDKEKQLVAKRAEREKQWRSGDLDVVAEVDDEQIAEVLANWTGIPVFKLTEEETTRLLRMEDELHKRIIGQEDAVKAVSKAIRRTRAGLKDPKRPSGSFIFAGPSGVGKTELSKALANFLFGEDDALIQIDMGEFHDRFTASRLFGAPPGYVGYEEGGQLTEKVRRKPFSVVLFDEIEKAHQEIYNTLLQVLEDGRLTDGQGRTVDFKNTVLIFTSNLGTSDISKAVGLGFAQSNNEGSNYERMKLKVNDELKKHFRPEFLNRIDDVIVFHQLTNEQIVEMVDLMINRVATQLRNKDMEIELTDQAKSLLAKRGFDPVLGARPLRRTIQREIEDQLSEKILFGELGPGQIVSVDVEGWDGEGTGEDAKFTFAGRAKPAKAEVEPVAALAGAGETTAEAAGE; encoded by the coding sequence ATGTTCGAGAGGTTCACCGACCGCGCGCGGCGGGTCGTTGTCCTGGCCCAAGAAGAGGCTCGGATGCTCAACCACAACTACATCGGCACCGAGCACATCCTGCTGGGCCTGATCCACGAGGGTGAGGGTGTCGCGGCGAAGTCCCTGGAGTCCCTGGGGATTTCGCTCGAGGGTGTGCGCAGCCAGGTGGAGGAGATCATCGGACAGGGCCAGCAGGCGCCGTCCGGTCACATCCCCTTCACCCCCCGGGCCAAGAAGGTGCTGGAGCTGAGTCTGCGCGAAGCGCTCCAGCTCGGCCACAACTACATCGGTACCGAGCACATTCTGCTGGGCCTGATCCGCGAGGGCGAAGGCGTCGCGGCCCAGGTGCTGGTGAAGCTGGGTGCCGACCTCAACCGGGTGCGTCAGCAGGTCATCCAGCTGCTGTCGGGCTACCAGGGCAGCAAGGAGTCGGTCGAGCCCGGTTCGCGGGGCGAGTCCGGAACTCCGTCGACGTCGCTGGTGCTCGACCAGTTCGGCCGCAACCTGACCCAGGCGGCGCTGGAAGGCAAACTCGACCCCGTCATCGGCCGCTCGAAGGAGATCGAGCGCGTCATGCAGGTGCTGAGCCGCCGCACCAAGAACAACCCGGTCCTGATCGGTGAGCCCGGCGTCGGTAAGACCGCCGTCGTGGAGGGTCTCGCCCAGGCCATCGTCAACGGTGAGGTGCCGGAGACGCTGAAGGACAAGCAGCTCTACACCCTCGACCTGGGTTCCCTGGTCGCGGGCAGCCGCTACCGCGGTGATTTCGAGGAGCGCCTGAAGAAGGTACTCAAGGAGATCAACACCCGCGGCGACATCATCCTGTTCATCGACGAGCTGCACACGCTGGTCGGTGCGGGCGCCGCCGAGGGCGCGATCGACGCTGCCTCGATCCTGAAGCCGAAGCTGGCCCGCGGCGAGCTGCAGACCATCGGCGCCACCACCCTCGACGAGTACCGCAAGTACATCGAGAAGGATGCCGCGCTGGAACGCCGGTTCCAGCCCGTGCAGGTGGGCGAGCCGACGGTCGAGCACACCATCAACATCCTCAAGGGTCTGCGCGACCGGTACGAGGCGCACCACCGGGTGTCCATCACCGACGGTGCGCTGGTGGCCGCCGCGACGCTGGCCGACCGCTACATCAACGACCGGTTCCTGCCGGACAAGGCGATCGACCTGATCGACGAGGCGGGCGCGCGGATGCGCATCCGCCGGATGACCGCACCGCCGGACCTGCGCGAATTCGACGACAAGATCGCCGATGCGCGCCGGGAGAAGGAAAGCGCCATCGACGCGCAGGACTTCGAGAAGGCCGCGCGTCTTCGTGACAAGGAGAAGCAGCTCGTCGCCAAGCGCGCCGAGCGCGAGAAGCAGTGGCGTTCCGGTGATCTCGACGTCGTGGCCGAGGTCGACGACGAGCAGATCGCGGAGGTGCTGGCCAACTGGACCGGTATTCCGGTGTTCAAGCTCACCGAGGAGGAGACCACCCGTCTGCTCCGCATGGAGGACGAGCTGCACAAGCGGATCATCGGCCAGGAGGACGCGGTCAAGGCCGTCTCCAAGGCCATCCGCCGTACTCGCGCCGGTCTGAAGGATCCGAAGCGTCCCTCGGGCTCGTTCATCTTCGCCGGTCCGTCCGGTGTCGGTAAGACCGAGCTGTCCAAGGCGCTGGCGAACTTCCTGTTCGGCGAGGACGACGCACTCATCCAGATCGACATGGGCGAGTTCCACGACCGCTTCACCGCCTCGCGGCTGTTCGGTGCCCCTCCGGGCTACGTCGGCTACGAGGAGGGCGGCCAGCTCACCGAGAAGGTGCGCCGCAAGCCGTTCTCGGTGGTTCTGTTCGACGAGATCGAAAAGGCGCACCAGGAGATCTACAACACCCTGTTGCAGGTCCTCGAGGACGGCCGTCTCACCGACGGTCAGGGTCGTACGGTCGACTTCAAGAACACCGTGCTGATCTTCACCTCGAACCTGGGCACCTCCGATATCTCGAAGGCCGTGGGCCTGGGCTTCGCCCAGTCCAACAACGAGGGCTCGAACTACGAGCGGATGAAGCTCAAGGTCAACGACGAGCTCAAGAAGCACTTCCGCCCCGAGTTCCTCAACCGCATCGACGATGTGATCGTCTTCCACCAGCTCACCAACGAGCAGATCGTGGAGATGGTGGATCTGATGATCAACCGCGTCGCGACGCAGCTGCGGAACAAGGACATGGAGATCGAGCTCACCGATCAGGCCAAGAGCCTTCTGGCCAAGCGCGGTTTCGACCCGGTGCTGGGCGCCCGGCCGCTGCGCCGGACCATCCAGCGCGAGATCGAGGATCAGCTGTCGGAGAAGATCCTCTTCGGCGAGCTGGGCCCCGGTCAGATCGTCTCGGTCGATGTCGAGGGCTGGGACGGCGAAGGCACCGGCGAGGACGCCAAGTTCACCTTCGCCGGTCGGGCCAAGCCCGCCAAGGCCGAGGTCGAACCGGTGGCCGCACTGGCTGGAGCCGGCGAGACCACGGCGGAGGCCGCGGGCGAGTAG